A window of Verrucomicrobiota bacterium contains these coding sequences:
- a CDS encoding carbohydrate kinase, with product MSPEQPLENRTHTKTNTPLIVFGEVLYDCFPDGKRVLGGAPFNVAWGLKGLGQDPLFVSAVGKDKDGESIRRQMENWGMNMTGLQTDPEHPTGKVEVTIEANEPSYEILENSAWDYVIDQGISTNGLIYHGLLSLRNERSHATLKAICKRSSAQRFFDVNLRPPYDSMETVQPWLAGVDWLKLNLDELGELAGTPVSFDDCKDAVNALRKQYDIQNVLLTAGSQGARIIGAIGEAACIPAPKPNPLVDTVGAGDSFSVYTIHGILTGIPLESLITRASKFASKVCGLQGATTDEVNFYH from the coding sequence ATGTCACCTGAACAACCACTTGAAAACAGAACCCATACCAAAACAAACACTCCTCTCATCGTATTCGGTGAGGTGCTCTACGATTGCTTTCCCGATGGGAAGCGCGTGCTGGGAGGCGCACCCTTCAACGTTGCCTGGGGATTAAAAGGGCTCGGACAGGATCCGTTGTTTGTAAGTGCGGTTGGGAAAGATAAGGATGGCGAATCGATTCGTCGCCAAATGGAAAACTGGGGCATGAACATGACCGGTTTACAAACCGATCCGGAGCATCCGACCGGCAAGGTGGAAGTAACCATTGAAGCGAACGAACCTTCATACGAGATACTTGAAAACAGTGCATGGGACTACGTCATTGACCAGGGTATTTCCACCAACGGGCTGATTTACCACGGTTTGCTTTCTTTGAGAAACGAACGGTCACATGCGACGCTGAAAGCGATCTGCAAGCGTTCATCGGCCCAACGTTTTTTCGACGTCAATTTGCGGCCTCCCTACGATTCTATGGAAACGGTACAACCCTGGTTGGCGGGAGTAGACTGGTTAAAGCTTAACCTGGATGAACTCGGAGAACTGGCGGGCACTCCGGTCTCCTTCGACGACTGCAAGGATGCTGTGAATGCGCTTCGCAAGCAGTATGATATTCAAAACGTTTTGCTAACCGCCGGCAGTCAAGGCGCTCGTATCATCGGGGCCATAGGCGAAGCCGCCTGTATTCCCGCACCCAAACCTAATCCCCTTGTCGATACGGTAGGTGCCGGCGATTCCTTTTCTGTTTATACCATCCACGGAATCCTGACAGGCATTCCTTTGGAATCCCTCATCACGCGGGCAAGCAAATTCGCGTCCAAAGTGTGCGGTCTCCAGGGGGCAACCACCGACGAGGTTAATTTCTACCACTAA
- a CDS encoding Gfo/Idh/MocA family oxidoreductase — MSTKSNRRTFLKTAAVAIGMPTIIPASALGKNGAVAPSNRLVMGGIGIGPRGRKVLSCFLQQPDVQFVMIADAQEERREIVRRLVNREYKNEDCSKVRDMYEVLAQDDIDIVQVTTGDRWHTLGTILAAKAGKDVYCEKPCSMTIRETQDLADAVNRYGRVFQAGTQRRNVDNFQFAAHLARSGKLGNIHTVNAGILKLVPDMDWLPEEPLPDPDICDWDRWLGPAPWRPYNLKYVQGRWRGHYDFHGGAGLPEWGSHTIDLCQWAASADETVPVKYEYEGDNIIGTYENGIKLVLRLSGFKEEGDWKVPGTCPVKFEGDEGWVEAGDHGNLVASSDSLLEGQPTDSIYGTDPIKHVREFLDCVKTREKPAANQDITRQGHIACHAAAIGWQLGRTVEFDPKTETFINDEEANRMCSRSLREPWHV; from the coding sequence ATGAGTACTAAATCCAACAGACGAACTTTTCTAAAAACCGCCGCCGTGGCGATCGGGATGCCCACTATTATCCCCGCCAGTGCACTTGGTAAAAACGGAGCCGTGGCACCCAGCAACCGACTTGTCATGGGTGGCATCGGTATTGGGCCACGTGGGAGAAAGGTCCTCTCTTGTTTCCTTCAGCAACCGGACGTGCAATTCGTAATGATCGCCGATGCCCAAGAAGAGCGCCGCGAGATCGTACGACGCCTGGTCAACCGGGAGTACAAGAATGAGGACTGCTCGAAGGTTCGCGATATGTATGAAGTTCTGGCTCAAGACGACATCGACATCGTACAAGTTACCACTGGCGACCGTTGGCATACCTTGGGAACCATCCTGGCGGCAAAAGCAGGCAAGGATGTCTATTGCGAGAAGCCCTGTAGCATGACCATCCGCGAAACGCAGGATCTCGCCGATGCCGTCAATCGCTATGGCCGGGTATTCCAGGCGGGCACCCAACGACGCAACGTAGACAATTTTCAGTTTGCAGCCCACCTGGCTCGCAGCGGAAAGCTGGGGAATATCCATACCGTGAATGCCGGGATTTTGAAACTAGTACCCGATATGGATTGGCTCCCTGAAGAGCCCCTCCCCGATCCGGATATCTGTGATTGGGATCGTTGGCTCGGTCCAGCTCCCTGGCGTCCTTACAACCTGAAATACGTGCAAGGAAGATGGCGCGGACACTATGACTTCCATGGTGGAGCAGGTTTGCCCGAATGGGGCTCGCATACCATCGACCTCTGCCAATGGGCAGCGAGTGCCGATGAAACGGTACCTGTCAAATACGAGTATGAAGGCGACAACATCATTGGCACCTACGAAAATGGCATCAAATTGGTATTGCGGCTTTCCGGATTTAAGGAAGAAGGCGATTGGAAGGTCCCTGGCACTTGTCCTGTAAAATTTGAAGGAGACGAAGGTTGGGTCGAAGCCGGTGACCATGGCAACCTGGTAGCCAGTTCAGATTCTCTTCTTGAAGGTCAACCGACAGATTCCATTTACGGAACCGATCCGATCAAACACGTACGCGAATTTCTCGACTGCGTTAAGACACGGGAAAAACCGGCAGCGAATCAGGACATCACACGGCAAGGGCACATTGCCTGTCATGCTGCAGCGATTGGCTGGCAGCTGGGACGCACAGTAGAGTTCGATCCTAAGACCGAAACCTTTATCAACGACGAGGAAGCCAATCGTATGTGCAGCCGCTCTCTCCGCGAACCCTGGCATGTTTAA
- a CDS encoding DUF4159 domain-containing protein: protein MFRRFFVVALLCATAAASLVLAQRFDRGRQRPIPDRSGFPMWENDPDYEEDVFTFARIRYTPHYFRGWDGDYPEADWNISYRLQQLTSIKVNPNPAIVELTDPELLNYPFIFIIAPMSVIFTDAEAEALRKYLLNGGFLMVDEFWGREQWNHFYLQLKRVLPDHEPRELPLEHEIFHNVFNLKEKPQVTAIHFWRQGLKYHPVAGIEQDPDPHFYGIFDKKGRMMVILCHNNDLVDGWEREGEDIEFFRQYSEKFSFPMGINIFFYAMTH from the coding sequence ATGTTCCGTCGATTTTTTGTAGTGGCTCTACTATGCGCCACAGCTGCCGCAAGCCTTGTTTTGGCTCAACGGTTCGATCGTGGACGACAACGACCCATCCCCGACCGCAGTGGATTTCCGATGTGGGAAAACGATCCGGATTACGAGGAGGATGTATTTACTTTTGCACGTATCCGATACACGCCGCACTACTTCCGGGGTTGGGATGGTGATTACCCGGAGGCGGATTGGAACATCTCTTATCGTCTTCAGCAACTGACTTCAATCAAAGTAAATCCGAATCCCGCTATCGTCGAGCTGACGGATCCTGAGTTACTTAATTATCCGTTCATTTTCATTATAGCTCCAATGTCGGTGATCTTTACCGATGCCGAGGCTGAGGCCTTGAGGAAGTATTTGTTGAACGGCGGGTTCCTGATGGTTGATGAGTTTTGGGGGAGAGAGCAATGGAACCACTTCTACCTTCAACTCAAGCGGGTACTGCCTGATCATGAGCCGAGAGAGCTGCCGTTGGAGCACGAAATTTTCCATAACGTTTTCAACTTGAAGGAAAAGCCACAAGTAACCGCGATTCACTTTTGGCGACAGGGATTAAAGTATCATCCGGTTGCCGGAATCGAGCAGGACCCTGACCCACACTTCTACGGAATCTTCGATAAAAAAGGTCGAATGATGGTTATACTTTGTCACAACAACGACCTCGTTGATGGATGGGAGCGCGAAGGAGAAGACATAGAATTTTTTCGCCAGTACTCAGAAAAATTTTCCTTCCCCATGGGGATCAATATTTTTTTCTATGCGATGACTCACTGA
- a CDS encoding glycosyltransferase: MATEKGLHIALISLHGLIRGEEQELGRDEDTGGQTRYVLELARALAERKTVDRVDLITRQVIDAKVSDDYARLEEPIAEKAYIVRIPFGPKRYLGKTKLWPYMEVFVDQCLNHFQRTRTVPDIIHGHYADAGYGGGQLARLLGIPFVFTGHSLGRVKKQRLEESGLSLEKIEARYAISTRIEAEEFALESCSLICTSTHQEVKEQYEQYEHYIPERMEVIPPGVDLSNFRPPHEDDKEPQLAKDIKAFLHEPDKPMIVAMARPDERKNLEMLVRVFGESPALQREANLVLIMGSRDDLREMPPGQRNVLLNVLTLIDVYDIYGKVAYPKKHKSDDVAPLYREITRSRGVFINAAMTEPFGLTLLEAAASGTPIVATNDGGPSDIIAKCKNGILVDPFDQKAIEKALMHALIEPEQWNTWSKAGLENVSKHYSWKRHVKRYLRDVGEVLQEAGKPQPIALGRKTRRLPQIDRLIIADIDNTLTGDDEAMHELLKSLHHLTTPSILYPTGTPKKNNQRVDPIKRRHQGDNWEFPFFTRYYRISTYTLSNKSDP; the protein is encoded by the coding sequence ATGGCCACAGAAAAAGGACTACATATTGCACTGATCAGTTTGCACGGACTCATAAGAGGTGAGGAACAGGAGCTCGGTCGTGACGAAGATACCGGAGGACAAACGCGTTACGTATTGGAATTGGCGCGAGCACTGGCTGAACGCAAAACCGTGGACCGGGTGGATCTCATCACACGTCAGGTTATTGATGCTAAAGTTTCGGATGACTATGCAAGGCTGGAGGAACCGATCGCGGAAAAAGCCTATATAGTCCGTATTCCGTTTGGCCCAAAACGTTACCTGGGCAAGACAAAGCTCTGGCCCTACATGGAGGTCTTTGTCGATCAATGCCTCAACCACTTTCAACGAACCCGGACCGTACCCGACATCATCCATGGTCACTATGCAGATGCCGGCTATGGCGGGGGGCAATTGGCACGGTTACTGGGTATTCCATTTGTCTTTACCGGACATTCGTTGGGACGGGTGAAGAAACAGCGCCTTGAAGAGTCGGGGCTGAGTCTGGAGAAAATTGAAGCACGTTATGCGATCTCCACCCGTATAGAAGCCGAGGAATTTGCGCTGGAATCCTGCTCACTGATATGCACCAGCACTCACCAAGAGGTAAAAGAACAGTACGAGCAATACGAACACTATATTCCCGAACGTATGGAGGTGATTCCTCCCGGAGTCGATCTTAGTAACTTTCGTCCGCCTCATGAAGACGATAAGGAGCCCCAGTTGGCAAAAGACATAAAGGCTTTTCTCCACGAGCCGGACAAACCGATGATCGTGGCGATGGCACGACCCGATGAACGGAAAAACCTGGAAATGCTGGTCCGGGTATTCGGGGAATCTCCCGCGCTGCAGCGCGAAGCCAACCTGGTCCTTATCATGGGTTCCCGGGATGACCTGCGGGAGATGCCGCCCGGTCAACGCAATGTGTTATTAAATGTCCTCACCTTGATCGACGTCTACGATATCTATGGCAAAGTTGCCTACCCGAAGAAGCACAAGTCCGACGACGTCGCCCCGCTTTATCGGGAGATTACCCGCTCCCGAGGTGTATTCATCAATGCGGCGATGACAGAGCCATTTGGCCTGACACTTTTGGAAGCAGCAGCGAGTGGTACTCCGATTGTAGCAACTAACGATGGAGGCCCCAGCGACATCATTGCGAAATGCAAGAACGGAATCCTCGTCGATCCCTTCGATCAGAAAGCAATCGAAAAAGCCCTTATGCATGCATTGATTGAGCCGGAACAATGGAATACATGGTCAAAAGCCGGTCTTGAAAACGTGAGCAAACACTACTCCTGGAAACGTCATGTTAAGCGTTATCTAAGAGACGTTGGGGAGGTGTTGCAAGAGGCGGGAAAACCCCAACCCATTGCCCTCGGCCGAAAGACACGCCGCCTGCCGCAAATCGATCGCCTCATCATTGCAGATATTGACAACACACTGACAGGGGATGACGAAGCCATGCATGAATTACTGAAAAGCCTCCACCACCTCACTACTCCTTCGATTTTATATCCAACCGGAACGCCCAAGAAAAATAATCAGAGAGTTGACCCAATTAAAAGAAGACACCAAGGTGACAATTGGGAGTTTCCATTCTTCACCAGATACTATCGAATCAGCACCTATACCCTTTCTAATAAATCTGACCCCTAA
- a CDS encoding SDR family NAD(P)-dependent oxidoreductase, with protein sequence MPTIVITGANRGLGLEFAKQYHADGWKVIACCRNPDTATVLSESGVTVRALDMLDSTAIDAFALSLENEVVDLLINNAAIKDRVEIEGFSGIDEADWIEGFRVNVIGPVLLTKALIPNLSASENPVAAIIGSQQGCLQTYETGGTYLYRTTKAATHAAAVLLAMDLKEFGIPFVALRPGHTKTDMGGPNAPYEIDDSVTLMRKVLANVDMEQSGRFIDRSGALIPWSLDKDLNE encoded by the coding sequence ATGCCAACAATCGTTATCACCGGAGCCAATCGGGGTCTAGGCCTTGAGTTTGCCAAACAATATCATGCCGACGGATGGAAGGTAATCGCCTGTTGTCGGAATCCGGATACAGCTACTGTATTGTCCGAATCTGGTGTCACGGTTCGAGCGTTGGACATGCTGGACTCGACTGCGATTGATGCCTTTGCCCTGTCACTTGAAAATGAAGTAGTGGACCTGCTTATTAACAATGCAGCGATAAAGGACAGGGTTGAAATCGAAGGATTCTCAGGAATCGACGAAGCCGATTGGATTGAGGGTTTCCGGGTCAACGTCATTGGGCCGGTTCTTTTAACCAAAGCTTTGATTCCTAATCTATCGGCTTCCGAAAACCCGGTTGCTGCGATCATCGGAAGCCAACAAGGCTGCCTGCAAACCTACGAGACGGGAGGCACTTACCTTTACCGAACAACGAAAGCAGCAACCCATGCTGCCGCTGTGCTTCTCGCCATGGACCTGAAAGAATTTGGAATACCTTTTGTTGCCCTACGACCGGGCCACACCAAGACCGATATGGGCGGACCCAACGCTCCTTACGAGATCGACGATTCCGTTACCCTGATGCGCAAGGTGCTGGCGAATGTGGACATGGAGCAAAGCGGACGTTTCATTGATCGGAGTGGCGCACTCATTCCCTGGAGTTTGGATAAAGACCTGAACGAATAA
- a CDS encoding PEP-CTERM sorting domain-containing protein produces the protein MKKLQLLVLLLNLAVAPNYGSAQLFGPVGDDVVAWADVAFSGGGSGDPGGIGLGAILVDFDAGDPGGIDFEIYYRWCFEIGVHYYLDYKIGDEEYHSGEAGDFFGASHELGTATPLEIINGISSLIGGGLSETGTLAELIAGYNSLTGLTDIVWPAPYGLDAGDIDYDFGDFPIIFFSTDDLVLGEDDFLFLEFEGAFRLSVKSLESGAVPEPSTYGIIGAGFLIVVVALRRKKMAARS, from the coding sequence ATGAAAAAACTACAATTACTCGTTCTGCTTCTGAATCTGGCAGTTGCTCCCAATTATGGGAGCGCTCAATTATTTGGTCCTGTCGGTGATGACGTTGTCGCCTGGGCCGATGTGGCATTCTCTGGCGGCGGCAGCGGTGACCCCGGTGGAATTGGTCTTGGGGCTATTCTCGTTGATTTTGATGCTGGCGATCCGGGAGGTATTGATTTTGAAATCTATTATAGATGGTGTTTTGAAATCGGTGTTCATTACTACCTTGATTATAAAATTGGAGACGAGGAGTATCATTCAGGGGAAGCAGGGGATTTCTTTGGTGCATCCCATGAGCTTGGAACGGCGACTCCTCTTGAAATCATAAATGGCATTTCCAGCTTAATTGGTGGCGGGCTTTCGGAGACGGGGACGCTTGCTGAGCTTATTGCTGGTTATAACAGCCTTACAGGACTTACCGATATTGTATGGCCAGCGCCTTATGGTCTGGACGCTGGAGATATTGATTATGATTTTGGAGATTTTCCCATTATCTTTTTTTCAACCGATGATTTGGTATTGGGAGAAGATGATTTTCTCTTTCTAGAATTTGAAGGTGCATTTCGCTTGTCTGTTAAATCGCTCGAAAGCGGTGCAGTACCCGAACCTTCTACCTACGGCATCATCGGTGCGGGTTTTCTGATCGTGGTTGTTGCTCTCCGCAGAAAGAAAATGGCAGCACGTAGTTAA